The region aggtggaagtcttgtactgaaaacgttattcaaacccccccctttctaccgtttttcataccttcaaagttCACCATAAGCAAAAGTGTGCAGCCAGCCGTGAATATTGACGGTCATGAGATTAAAAAGATGTTTGAGAAGGCTGCAGAGCATCATGAAAAATTCCTCCAACAGTTGAAGGAGAAGGAGCTTGAGAGGCAGCAACATGCATCAGCCAATGAACCACATGCTCACACATCCACTACTCAGCAAGATTATCTTATGCAGCTAGATTCTCTCCCAGGTTGTGTTGCCATGGGTACTCTTCTTCGTCAAATGGATGATTTGCGTGCAAACCAGGAACTCATGTGGGATTTGAGCCAAAGGAAGGATGATAGATTCAGGCGCCGCACTCAATTTGGGGAAATTGAGCGAAGAATGATGCAGTTGAGTATTGATGCCGAGGTGCAGAGTTATGCAAATGGAGGAGGACAGAATGAGGATGTCGAGTCGCTCGACTCTGACTGAGGGAGTTCTCAACCCTCTCTTtatttttagatttatttttagctTTGAGTTTTGCATGATAGTTTAGTTTGTGTCAGTTGTGTCTTTTTGAACCTTAGGATTCCTGCGTTACACACCCTTTGCTAGTGCTTAAGCGGtttcacccaaaaaaaattagatgtGTCTTTTATTGAAAATATGTTGATTCAGTGCGTGGTGTGAAACTTCGTGAATATGTATGTATCTTAGTCACAAGGGATAATTGGGTCTTTGGGAACCTGAGTTGAGATAACATGGATGGCTGCTTTGAGTTCTTATCAGGGTACACTTACCCATGAGTGTTGAGTGTTCTATTATGACATGCTTGTACCTGCTTGGATCTATCTTTAAATACATATTGATTATTCAATGCAGTTGTGTATGGTTTTGAGAGATAAGTAGGATTTATTTGTGGCCTTCAGAGTTGAAACATTATCCCGTAGTAGCCCACTTTGAGCCTTAGGTGGTAGTTTCTTTGGTACCTACTTTGGTGATTTTTATTGTATCTGATGATCCACATTCAAACGTGTGAAAGAGCATAGTAGAAAAATGAGCCTCTCCgatctaaaaaaaaatgataaaataaaaattcaaagtaTGTATCtcgaaaacaaaaaaacaaaaaacaaaaaaatccatAGAAAAAAAGGATGAGGTGGTGGAATAAGTAAGGTTATGGGGGTGATAATCTCACTTTCTATATCTCCCAATTGTTTCACTGCtttgttctaaaaaaaaaaggaaagatgAAAGAAAGTGAAGGAGAAAAGGCTTGGATGAGTTAACTGTTGCTCATGTGTTGTGGAAGTAAGTGGATCACTTGATAATATTGAGTAGCCTTTTGAGTTTCCACTTTGTTCACAATCCTACCTGATATTGCACCTTAGCCCCATTACAACCTTGTGGAATCTCTCTTGATGGCTCACTTCTGCATTGTTAATTTTGACTTGATTTCTAGCCAGATTCTATGCACAATACCTGTATGCTCATTTACTTGTATGTGAGATATCAATTTGTTGGAACTCTTGTCCTAGTCCTTGTGATATTCGATCTCACTTACTAGAGCTCATGCACCTCTTGGATTTTGATTCATACATTATTCACTTTGAAAAACTCCATGTCTCATTGCTCGTTGGTTGATATCTGTTTTTTTTGGGTGATTTGttctgtgcttgaggacaagcttaCTTAAGTTTACGCTTGAGGATAAGCTGTCGTTTAGTATAGGGGTGTGATGACACGGGATTCTATGGTCCTTTTTCGTAGTATTTAGCATATGTTTTGAAGATTTACTTAagttattttagtatttttagttGAGTATTCGCATTATCTTAATATTTTGATATTCTAATTAGTTTTATTATCTTCTTGGCTTattagcatttttggtcccGCAGGTTTCTCAAATGTGCAAACggagtccctaaactttaaaaatagcagtTCGCTACCCCGACGTTTGACTCCgtcaacacttttggtcccctgACAGTTTTTCGTCAAAAAACTAACGGTTTTAGCTGACGtggattttttaataaaatttaaattgataaaattaattaaaaaacaaaaacatcatttaataaaatttaaattgaaaaaaaaaacgtcatcttcttcatcattccctctctctctctcaaattACATCATTATTTtcattgtttcttcttctttaatTGCAACCCCATCAAAACCCTAACCCAACCTCCCACCCTCCCATCAAGAGAAAGGGGATCAAGTGAGGGATGAAAGGGGAAAACAGATACCCATACCATACATGCCCCCTTTTATCACACTTGGAAAGAGGATAAAGCTTTGTGGTCTTCTTTCATcttaatttcttcttttttattgtgGTTTGAGACTGGATTGGAAGTGCTATCACAACGAGGTTTAGGTTCTATTCGATAGAGGGAAGGGTTCATGACTGGTGGTTGTGGTGATTTCCAGTGAGGGTTTACATAGTAGAGGTTTCTGGATCGGTGGCGGCTCAGTGGGTGGTGAAATGCAAGGTTCAGAGGAGGGGATTCAGAGGTGGTATTGGTTCAGAGAGGAGTATCGAAGATGGTGGAGGTTTTTGAGATTTGCGATTTCTTGAGCAGTGGTGGTGTTGCGATTTCTTGTTTACTAATTTCATTTAATTCTGTTGCTTCCTGAAATTCTATTTGTGTGACATGTTTATATTCATATAGGTGGGTGGGATTCTGTCTGTTAGTGTTCGATGGAATCGTTTCAAGGCCTCTTTTAATTTCCGTTTGTATTTGCCTATAATAAAATGGTTCCAGAAAGAATTTTGATAATGATGGAAATGGGGTGTGTTTCTAATTGAGGTGTTGGGTGAGTTTGTTGGGTTTAAGGTTTTGAGTGTGGAATCTGGATAAGTTCTGGGCaaggtgatgaagatgatgagggatatatttttctggtttttattttttttatattttaattaattgtttttgGCTTATTTACATAATTACCCTTAGAACCGTTAGTTTTATGACGGAAAACTGtctggggaccaaaagtgttgacGGAACTAAACGTCGGGGTAGCGAactgctatttttaaagtttagggactccGTTTGCACAATTGAGAaacctgggggaccaaaagtgctaataagcctatTTTCTTATAGTTTTTATGTTATTTCAATGAGGTTTATAGGACTTAGGTTGTTATTTTGAGTCTAGAAAAGTGCATTAGGGTAATTATCCTTATTTCAtcctttattaattattaaatgttttattttaggaagaaataaaggaaaagaggagaaaatcAAGGCAAGAGATGCAAGATTCGGAATTGCACCAAATCTGGAAACTTCAGCATGAAGCTCGTGCCGTTTTAGCCTGAAAACTGTGTTGTAGCGCGACCAATGCTGAAAATTCTAGCATGAAGTAGCACGAGTTCTGCTTGGAAATCGATGTTATTGCACGACATAAGTTGTTGATGGAATTTCTAGCATGAGAGTAGCACGAATTTTGCCTGTAATTCGTGCTATAGCACCAGTCACCAATTTAGTCTATTTAAACGTGATTTTTCAACCCTAATTGGATCTTTTTTTCACGTTGAAACTTGCTGAGACTTTTGGAGACAGAGCTTTGAGTTCTTTAGGATCCCTTACAGGTTTCTACTGGAATTTTGATGTTTGCTTTCGTCTTCTTGAACTTGTTCCGATGACTGAGGAACTAATCCTCTTTTGCATTAGGAATAGATGAAGTTACATCTTTGATTATGTTTGGATTCGTTTCGGTTTTTATATGAATGACTATATTTCGTTCTTGAATCTCTCTCTTGCTTTGATTGTTATCTACTGCGCATAGATTGTTTTACTTGTTTCTATACAATTGGGAAATTCATAGGAACTAGGGATCTAGAGAGGAATTGGATTTTGGTCTCTACACCTTAGGGATAAGGGTAGCAATTAATCTGTGATTGTCTGATATTGAACTTaatctctagttaattagtATTAGGTACTAAGggattagctatcactaattaactagAAGGAGAACTTGACTAAGGAATTAGTAAGTAACCAATTCATATATAACTGGAGCGGGTACAGGCATAACAAGGGTAACAGATTCAATTCCCTAGTGTAGCTTTTCTCCCTAAGTTTTCAAATCAACAAccgtttatttatttttcttgatttcttttcGTGATAATCACAATCAATCAATTctctatttttatctttattttcgtCTTTGCAACTAAATTGGTAAATTTAGAAGTAAACTCACACAATCCTTGTGTTCGATAATTAACACCCTGGGCGAAACTGTACACTTGCAGTTTGGCACATCAGATCCCTATGTTGCTTTCCCTTGAGGCAATCTCTACACACATTCCCTGAAGGCTCCAGCATATGCAGTCCCTTAACCATGGACTTCTGAGCCAAAATTCCGAGACCATTCAACCCTAAATGACCATATCTTCAATGCCATAAATTGGTTATGTCATCACTAGTTGCTTTGTGACAGGAAGGAGAAAGAACATTCACCAAAATTGCAAACATTCTGTTGGAAGACATCTTGGACTGCATGATGAGACCTTTCTCGGGATGATAAACTCTGCACCAATTTCCTTGAAACACCACTTTCAACCCTTTCTCTTGTAACTGTCCAACACTCAACAAGTTGTGCTTCAACTCTGGTATGAAGAATACTCAAGTAACAATCTGATTCAACCCACCAATCTGCAATTTTATATCCCCTTTTCCTTTCACAAGCATCTTGGAGTCATCTCCAAGTTTCACAGTTGTAGAGAACCCTTCATCTAATTCAGAGAACCATTCCTTAACACCACACATGTGATTGCTACAACCAAAATCTAAGAACCATACCTTCTTTTCTATAGATGCTCCCTTCAATTCTGAGTGTGCCATGAGTAGTAATTCCTCCTTCTTTTCTGCAGATTCTCCCTTCAATTCTGAGTCTGCCATGGGTAGTAAATCCTCCTCCTTCTCTGTAGGTTCCTCCTTTAGTTTTGAGTGTGCCATGAGTAATAattcctcttcatcatcattcaTCTCTGCATAATTTGCACTTTCTTCCCACTTTGGGCATTCGTATTGAACTGACCCAACTTGTGACACTTATAGCATTCCACAGTCTCCTTGTTGAAGGAACCTCTTCCTCTGCCTCGACCACTTCTCCCAGTCCTTCCTCCTCTGCCTCGTCCTCCGAATCTGCCAGCATTGGACCTAGAaccagagtttgaaaccttcagagcttgttcatcttctttgtaCCCCTTCAAAATCTCTGTTCGTGAACCAAGAGACTGCTCTGCAGTATCAACCGTGAGGGTACTCACATTGTTTGATTCCTCAATGGAACAAACAACATAGTTGAATCTTTCGGTCATAGACCTCAAGATTTTCTCCACTATCATAGTTTATGTAACTGCCTCACCAGGAATCTTCATCTTGTTGGAAATTACCATAGTTCTTGCGAAGTAGTCGTTGACTGCTTCTCCTTCCTTCATTCCAAGAACCTCGAATTCGCGCCTTAGAGTTTGAAGTTGAGCCCTTTTCACCTTGTTAGACCCAATACACTTCAATTTCATGGATTCCCAAATATCCTTTGTTGTATCTCTGCAGAGAATCGTGTCCATGATGCTCCTCTCAATGGCTTGGAATAGGTAATTCTTGGCCTTGAGATCCTTTAACTTGGAATCTCTGTGTGCCTTGGCTTGTTCTGGGATTGGATTTTGAGGAAGAGGGGTGACTCCATCTTCATTCAGATTCCAGTACTCCTTTGATCTGAGCAGGTTTTCCATAATCATGGCCCAATGGTCGTAGTACCCATCAAATTTGGGTACTGATGGTTGACGAAAACTCGAGTTTTCTCGATCTGCCATGGCCGATTCTCGCCTTTCTGATTGCAAATCCCCTTTGCTTCCTCTGGTTGCAATCACCTCTCGCTTTGTCCGCTATGAAGCAACGATCGCTCGCCTCCTCTGATGATCGTCGTCTTCTTCCCGTTCTTGATGAAACTGATGTTTCTGGTTCATGCCCCTTACGGAGCTCTGATACCTATTGTGAGAGTGAAAACGATTCTAACAAACTAACAACTTTATGTTTTGCTGATTAACCACTCTAATCTCATtaagtatacttttcacataTTAATACAATACTCTGGGCTTATTAACTAACAACAATCCTAACAGCCAGAACTACACAATATGGAACTTGGGCCTTCTCACAATAAGCTCATAGACCAGATACACAAGGCCCAATCAGAAGCCCAAATCAATACACTAACATTTGCATATGGTTTCTTGCTGTTAGGGATTCAATGATTTGGGATTTTCATTTTCGAACTTCTTCCTGAATATTAGGGACTCAATTTAGAtctgttgaaacttgaaagtatGTTTAGGGATGTCGTTGAGGTCATCGTTCTTCATGGTTTGATATGTTGGAAATGGAATTGCTCTGACTCTTGTTTGCTCTCAGAGGCAACATAGCTATAGTGATGACTAGTGAACAAGTTGAAGCAACATCAATGTGTGCTTCAACAGAATTAATTAACATCCTAAGCAGCATTAAGCCAATAAAGATCTCCTTTTTATTCTCTACTTAGTACTAATAAATCATCATCTTTTCATTattattaggcttaattgcacttttttgCCTCTTATGAATAACGTTTGTGTGTGATGTACCCCTATCAGAGAATGTGTTAAATTCGTAACCCTGAACTTTCATGCTTGAACGCATAACCCTGAACTTTCATGCTTGAACGTCGTTATGCCCCTAGGACCGCTAAAACAACTCTTTAACCAGTTGAGCTATACAATCAATAAGTaattatatgaacaaaaaaTTATGCATGTTACTAAGCatcatcatctttttcataaCCACAATTCCAGAATCCATAATCAATTCTAGACTTTGCAGAAATACAATTTCAGAATCCAAAATCAATCCCAAACAAACTAGGCACaaatccaccaaaacccaaTATGGGACGGATGGAGTAATTATTAAAGACAATTTAATATGAAAgggggagagagagaaaatatttgatttttttttagagaaaatATTTGATTATCAATGAAATTTAATGGTGTTTAGTGAAAAGCAAACATGACAAACTGAAAATTAAGAGTGAAAATTCTCAATTAATGATTTAATATATACAAAGTAGATTAGTCCAATAGCATTCACCACACCTAATTGGATTAAGATTGTCTCAAATAACTTAAAAAAATTGTCTCATGTATTTTGAGGTGTAGTGTGATTTTGGGGTTATAGTGTCATTTCTTTGTTGTTTAGTTCTTTTGGGGTTAGGGGTATTGCTTTAAAAGGAGCTGTTATCTGTAAGTTTTGTTGCTCTTGTAGGCATCAAGGTATTCTCAATAAAATGTCACCACACGGAGAAGCTTTTGGGGACTCCTTTGAGTTATGTTCGTGGAGAGATCCATGTTGTGCATGGAATAGATGCGGACCAGTGGTCATATTTTATGTTGATGCTCTATAAGTCTCAACTATATATATTGAAGGAAATAAGAATGGACAATGATGATATGTATATATGCTTTGGAAAATGGAAGTGAGGCAGGCATGTTTGTGAAACATGTTGTGAATATGGCTAAAGAAGTTATAACAATTGGTAATGGTGGTGTAGTGGAGGAAAGGGACGAAACAATGGAGGAAATAATGGAGAAAGCAATGGAAGATAAGGACAAGGGAATTGAAGTTGATGACGGATATAGTAGTGATGATAGTATCATTGATGTTTCATTTAATGACAGTGAGGAGGAGAGGAGCAAAGATTTTGATCATGGTTTTGAAATGGGTACACTACGTGCTGGTCATGAAGGAGAAATGTTAATAATCCTTTGGAAAAGGATTGAAACTGACTGCAGGGATAAATATTGGGGCAGGATGGACTTTCCAATGGAGTGGAGAGAACTAGCTAGGGAAGAGATAAGATAGAGAAGTAGGACATAGTGGGAATTGGACACCCAATTGGTGGTGGAGCAGATCCAGAGACAAGTTCATTGTGGATGTTCAAAAACAACAATGTTCTTGTAGGCAAATGGTTGGAAAACCATGTAGACATGCAATGTCATGTATTAGTTTCAGAGGAAGAAACCTGAAAAATATGTGCACAAGTATTACAGAACAGAATCATATGACCTTTTCCATGGACAATTAATATCACCCAAAGCATATTCCCAGTAAGATGCGAATCAGCCGCAGAATCAAGGGCTCAATTTCCTTAGCACCAAAGATGGAAACAAAATACAACTAATactttaatataatcaaaccgATATATTTGGCGGATCCACTTGTAAAGACAAATTTGATGAATGTTAACACCTAAAGAGACAAGAAATGAATTTCATGGTGAAAATGTTCAGCAGGTACACAAGATTACATTACAGTCATTCTGGAGATACAAAATAATACATGTACTTAGCACTAGCAGCATCCTCCAGATCCAAAGCAAGCGCTTGCAAGGTATAACTAAGGGACGGTGGCAGAAGATCCCGCTTCCAGTAGAACCAAGAACTAGTCCAAGTAAAGAAAAACATGTGCAAGGTTGTGCATATATTTAGTGTGTACCACTTTTCTATTCTTATTTGCCGATTTCTTCCTCttcaattttcttctttttaatgGGTTTGGACAACCCTTGTGCTTCCCATTAATTCCATTTGACTTATAGGAAAAAACTAAATTAACAAGTGGTAATCCGTATTAATAATAATCAAATTGACATAAAAGTATTTTAAAAAATCTATATGGTGTGGAAAACCATGATCAATCTTCATAATTTACAAAGTCAATCAAGCCCTAAAAGGCTAGAAGTTGCAGACTCAGAATCAAACAAGCAAACTAGTAAGTGAAATTTTACATGTTGGAAACAAACTCGGGCACATCTCTTCTAATTTTAATAAATCACCATGCTTTTGCTCTGGATCACGATACTTAAAATGGTGAATTGTCATGATTTGTAAAAGCCTCGCTTTCTTCATAACATATGCCGCAAATAGAAGATCACCTGTATTACCCATCGTCTCTGTATGGTCAACAATAGAACATGTTCTGAGGTGTAATGAAATGCATTCAGGCACATGTGCTGGCCATCCATGAGACAAGCCATTACCAACATGCTGATACAACagataaaataattattactaTAAATTTAGGTTGATATAAAGATAAGCAAAAAATGATCCACAAACCTTTTCAAGGACAAGATTTTGAAGCTTGGGACAATGGTGGAGCAATTTTAATACCTCCTCACCAGAAAGAGGACATAGCTCAATGTGTATTAAGTTTTGGAACACAGGAAAGGCAGTGTAGTAGTCCCGGTTGGGGTTTTGACTGAACCAAGGCTTGGGGTTGAAAAAGTAATCTGTCTGCACAAATTAAAGGCAAAGCaagatgaaaaaataaaattgaatgaGAGAATAAGAACATGGCATATTATATGCATACCCAATCTAAGCGTAGAAACCGGGCATTGTATAAAATAGTGAAAGGAACATGAAGTGCACGGAGATTTGCTTTCACCAAGTTGGGTAAGTTTCTAAACCCAAGAATGCAGTCATTTTGTAAATGGCTAACTGTGGGAGCATTCAAATCCTCAAGAAGAGGACATCCAGAAAGAAGCATCATCAAATCCTTCCTCTTTTTGAAGAAAACCTCCATCAAATGAAGGGTTTTAAGCAAGGGAAGATCAACCGAAGAAACACTGTCTACGAGTAATCCGCTCAATTTCAAAACCACAAGGGTCTTGCACGTGAAAATACTGGGGGTAAGCCGGAGATTCTCCACAAGACGAAGGCGTATTGCCCATCCCGTTTTTGGGCTTCGGACTACAGAGATCTCGCTGTTATAGTAAGGATACTTGAGTTTAAGAAACAGTGCACTGAGACTTCTCAATCCATAGGAGAGGAGCAGAT is a window of Lotus japonicus ecotype B-129 chromosome 5, LjGifu_v1.2 DNA encoding:
- the LOC130718985 gene encoding putative F-box/FBD/LRR-repeat protein At3g56780, whose translation is MGGSCVQDLIISPEQRRNQDLLLSYGLRSLSALFLKLKYPYYNSEISVVRSPKTGWAIRLRLVENLRLTPSIFTCKTLVVLKLSGLLVDSVSSVDLPLLKTLHLMEVFFKKRKDLMMLLSGCPLLEDLNAPTVSHLQNDCILGFRNLPNLVKANLRALHVPFTILYNARFLRLDWVCI